One Xenopus tropicalis strain Nigerian chromosome 8, UCB_Xtro_10.0, whole genome shotgun sequence genomic window carries:
- the LOC116406837 gene encoding olfactory receptor 5B21-like, with translation MEYSNETLVSRFFLLSLADSPDLRALCAVTLLILYILILSVNSLLIVLVRLKLHLQTPMYFFLSNISAVDIGVPSSTLPKLMLITSSQDNSISAFGCAAQMFVLSALITTECTMLAIMAYDRYVAICKPLHYHTIMNMRVCVSIAIYCWAAGIINSSIHVPYTFQLPYCRSRHIDHFFCEIPPILELSCKNTWFPRVTVYITAFIVGLCSFILTIVSYVFIISSILKIRSTQGRHKAFSTCASHLIVVSLYYGTLIFMYLLPRSKYFSETDKIMSITYTAVSPLLNPIIYSIRNTDIKLAIRGNQSKKDGRVISQSASA, from the coding sequence ATGGAGTATTCGAATGAAACCCTTGTCAGCAGATTCTTTCTGCTCAGCCTTGCCGATTCCCCAGACCTAAGGGCCTTATGCGCCGTAACCTTGCTTATACTGTACATACTCATACTGTCAGTAAACTCTCTACTTATTGTACTGGTGAGACTCAAGTTGCATCTccagaccccaatgtattttttcCTCAGCAACATCTCCGCTGTTGATATTGGGGTTCCTTCTTCGACATTGCCTAAACTCATGCTCATCACATCCTCTCAGGATAACAGCATTTCCGCGTTTGGTTGTGCCGCACAGATGTTCGTTCTTTCGGCTCTAATAACGACAGAGTGCACCATGCTAGCCATAATGGCCTATGACAGATACGTAGCCATCTGTAAGCCTCTGCACTACCACACAATAATGAACATGAGAGTCTGCGTTAGTATAGCTAtttactgctgggctgcaggCATTATCAACTCCAGTATCCATGTACCATACACCTTCCAACTGCCTTATTGCAGGTCCCGCCATAttgaccattttttctgtgagatACCCCCTATATTAGAATTGTCTTGCAAAAATACTTGGTTTCCCAGGGTAACAGTGTACATTACAGCCTTCATAGTTGGCCTCTGCTCCTTCATCTTGACTATAGTTTCATATGTTTTTATAATCTCCTCTATTCTCAAGATCCGTTCCACTCAAGGAAGACATAAAGCTTTTTCTACATGTGCCTCCCATCTCATAGTGGTCTCTCTGTACTACGGAACTCTCATATTCATGTATTTACTCCCTCGCTCCAAATACTTTTCCGAGACAGACAAAATTATGTCCATTACTTACACGGCTGTGTCTCCGCTGCTGAACCCCATCATCTATAGTATAAGGAATACGGATATCAAACTCGCTATAAGAGGAAACCAGTCTAAAAAAGATGGCCGTGTAATCTCACAATCTGCATCTGCATGA